The Halorubrum salinarum genome segment TCGCGCGCGACACCGCCGTCGAGGTGATGCAAGACCCCGTGATCGTCTCCGGCTCCGACGGACGAATCCGCGACCTGAACCCCGCCGCCGAGGCGATCCTCCCGCCGGACGCGGTCGGGTCCTCGCTGTCGGAGGTGTTCCCGCGCCTGGAGGTCGGCGTCGAACACCCGATCGCCATCGGCGGCCGACAGTTCGACATCCAGGAGAACCCGATCACCGACCCCCGGGGGACCGACCGCGGCCACGTCTTCCTGCTCCGCGACGTGACCGCCCGCGAGGAGCGACAGGCCGAGCTGGAGCGCCGAGAGGCCGAGCTCGAACGGCAGAACGAGCGCTTAGAGGAGTTCGCCGGCGTCGTCTCCCACGACCTGCGCAACCCCCTCGCCGCCGCGTCGGCGGGCGTCGAACTGGCCCGCCAGCGCGGCGACGACCCCGACGGCGCCTTGGAGCGGGCGGCGAACGCCCACGAGCGGATGGACGACATGATCGAGGGGCTGCTCGCGCTGGCGACCGCCGGCGAGACGGTCGACGAGCTCGACCGTGTCTCGCTCGACGGGACGGTGCGGCGCGTCTGGTCGCGGCTCGAGACCGCCGAGGCGACCCTGACCGTCGGGGGCGGCGACGCGACGGTGCTGGCGGACCGCGACCGCCTCGAACAGCTGGTCTCGAACCTGTTCCGCAACGCGGTCGACCACGCGGGCGAGGACGTCGCCGTCACCGTCACCATCGAGGCCGACGGCGACCGGGTCGCGCTGGCGGTCGGCGACGACGGGCCCGGGGTCCCCGCGGCGGAGCGCGAGCGCGTCACCGAGCGCGGCGTGTCGCTCGGCGGCGGGACCGGCCTGGGGCTGGCCATCGTCGGCGACATCGTCGAGGCGCACGGGTGGTCGCTCTCGGTCGCCGAGTCAGACGCCGGCGGCGCGGAGTTCGTCATCGAGGGGATGGAGGCGGCGGACGCGTGACCGAACCGCAGGCCGAGGGGGCCGACACGCCCGGGACGACCGTCGCGCTCC includes the following:
- a CDS encoding sensor histidine kinase gives rise to the protein MSDLGALPVQAYLTACLLAGGIGLWLGRVAWRERDEPGGIEVALYLLCGGGASLLYALQVAASGEVAMTVALNLSTPLLGALPVLWILFALAFTGRDRWRTENRIVALATPAFVWVLLAWSSGTHGLARRSVTPVTDGPFTLLGYGLGPAGGLFVLLGYALCVAGAFLVVDLYERTGNRYRLQTFVVLLGTLFPFLAGIATFVDVGSYANLSWLPTAFVIHGVFLYGTVFWLGTLDAAVVARDTAVEVMQDPVIVSGSDGRIRDLNPAAEAILPPDAVGSSLSEVFPRLEVGVEHPIAIGGRQFDIQENPITDPRGTDRGHVFLLRDVTAREERQAELERREAELERQNERLEEFAGVVSHDLRNPLAAASAGVELARQRGDDPDGALERAANAHERMDDMIEGLLALATAGETVDELDRVSLDGTVRRVWSRLETAEATLTVGGGDATVLADRDRLEQLVSNLFRNAVDHAGEDVAVTVTIEADGDRVALAVGDDGPGVPAAERERVTERGVSLGGGTGLGLAIVGDIVEAHGWSLSVAESDAGGAEFVIEGMEAADA